From Lolium perenne isolate Kyuss_39 chromosome 5, Kyuss_2.0, whole genome shotgun sequence, a single genomic window includes:
- the LOC127299909 gene encoding uncharacterized protein isoform X1: MSGREVREYTNLTDPKDRKLGKGKIDDEDVTFQRMVAKMQDVAGERGGYLHGRGALDSDDLLYLKEQMEAEEDAERLLRRTEKRAFAAFKKAAVLADSTPAIPAALCVDARPKSDIRQRDLLKNIVGIKPKRPKVGSPLQAAESDMPKQNQEVSASKIPSCQNQPLGEREKESSHGPVSCVQPVSKPAEATEARTQNVSGSLLGLAYDSSDEE, translated from the exons ATGTCTGGACGTGAGGTCCGTGAGTACACCAATCTCACTGATCCTAAAG ATAGGAAGTTGGGGAAGGGAAAGATCGACGATGAAGACGTCACCTTCCAGCGCATGGTTGCAAAG ATGCAGGATGTTGCTGGTGAGAGGGGAGGGTACCTTCATGGACGAGGAG CATTGGACAGTGATGATTTGCTTTACCTTAAAGAGCAAATGGAGGCTGAGGAAGATGCAGAGCGTCTTCTTCGCCGTACAGAGAAGCGGGCATTCGCTGCTTTTAAGA AAGCAGCAGTTTTAGCTGATTCTACACCTGCTATACCCGCGGCTCTTTGTGTCGATGCTAGACCAAAAAGTGATATAAG GCAACGTGATCTCTTGAAGAATATTGTTGGGATCAAACCAAAGCGACCCAAAGTTGGCAGCCCATTGCAAGCAGCAGAGAGCGATATGCCTAAGCAGAACCAAGAAGTTTCTGCCAGCAAAATCCCCTCATGTCAGAATCAACCACTTGGTGAACGTGAGAAAGAATCATCGCATGGGCCAGTCAGTTGTGTGCAGCCTGTGTCGAAACCAGCTGAAGCAACAGAGGCTAGGACACAGAATGTATCTGGAAGCTTACTTGGTCTGGCGTATGATAGCTCAGACGAAGAATAA
- the LOC127299909 gene encoding uncharacterized protein isoform X2 — translation MQDVAGERGGYLHGRGALDSDDLLYLKEQMEAEEDAERLLRRTEKRAFAAFKKAAVLADSTPAIPAALCVDARPKSDIRQRDLLKNIVGIKPKRPKVGSPLQAAESDMPKQNQEVSASKIPSCQNQPLGEREKESSHGPVSCVQPVSKPAEATEARTQNVSGSLLGLAYDSSDEE, via the exons ATGCAGGATGTTGCTGGTGAGAGGGGAGGGTACCTTCATGGACGAGGAG CATTGGACAGTGATGATTTGCTTTACCTTAAAGAGCAAATGGAGGCTGAGGAAGATGCAGAGCGTCTTCTTCGCCGTACAGAGAAGCGGGCATTCGCTGCTTTTAAGA AAGCAGCAGTTTTAGCTGATTCTACACCTGCTATACCCGCGGCTCTTTGTGTCGATGCTAGACCAAAAAGTGATATAAG GCAACGTGATCTCTTGAAGAATATTGTTGGGATCAAACCAAAGCGACCCAAAGTTGGCAGCCCATTGCAAGCAGCAGAGAGCGATATGCCTAAGCAGAACCAAGAAGTTTCTGCCAGCAAAATCCCCTCATGTCAGAATCAACCACTTGGTGAACGTGAGAAAGAATCATCGCATGGGCCAGTCAGTTGTGTGCAGCCTGTGTCGAAACCAGCTGAAGCAACAGAGGCTAGGACACAGAATGTATCTGGAAGCTTACTTGGTCTGGCGTATGATAGCTCAGACGAAGAATAA